The nucleotide window TTTTTACTAATCTTAGAGACTTGGGATTTTTTAGGGCTGCAAATTTTCTTCAGGGTGACTCATGGCTGAGGTTGTCAGAGCTTGTGTGCTTGGGGGAATTTAGGCCCATTGGGTTTTACGAGCGTGAGACAAGTGGCTCATTTTCAGCACTCCTTACCACGGAGCAAGGAGTTTGCCAGGCCGCTCACTCCATTTGAAGTGTTATATTCGGGTCCAGGAACAGACAGACATGCACTTTCTCATCTCATCAACTATGCTATTCTCATCTCCCCTCCTAATGATAACCCTCCCCTTTATATGGTAACATGGGAGAGCTTAATCTTACACTGGATGCAGAGCAGTGTCAGAAGGTGATCTGGCTTACCCACCACACCTCTGTTAGTAGTAAGTTCCAGGAGCCTAATTACAAAATCCTGTCCAGATGGTACCGCACTCCTGTTCAGCTACATAGATTCTATCCTGCAGTATCAGACAAATATTGGAGGTGTGAGGTTGGAGAAAGTACCCCACTACACATTTTTTGGTCATGCCTGATCCTGCAACGTTTCTGGAGCAAAGTCAAAGATATTGTATGGAAATTCACCGACTACCCCTTGCCTTAAGATCCCGCATTTTTCCTGCTACAACATAGCCCCCTCTCTCTCCGCTTTCATAAAACATCAGTGGTAAGCCACTTGCTGAATGTAGCAAAACTCTGCATCCCAACTAATTGGAGATCGTATACGTGTCCCTCATTGTCGCAGTGGTTTAGAATTGTTATTATGATTATGCTTATGGAGGATTTAACAGCCAGCCTCCATGATACCCCTGAAAAATTTGTGCGCacctggttttattggaaggAATTTCAGTCTTCCTCCGATATCATAGGCTGTATGTCTTCATGAGTATGCTTCTGTACTGttaactgtaaatgttttttgatgcactttttggttttatatgtacCTACCTGTCCTGATGgagtttgtattgttttgtttaatttgtttgttaaaaaataaaaataaagaatgtttaaaacagaaattaataCTGGCACTCCCAAGGTAAAAAAGTGATACTGAGCgtgggtttttatttttctggccacTGAGTAAAACATATATTATGCCTTAGTGCTAGAATATATGTGAGATCCAAAGTGTGCATAAGCTAAGAAAGATTTGTGATGTTTTACAACTTTGGCAAACTCGCAATGTTATAAGGATCGTTATTTTTCCATAacgattgttatttttatataaaagcaaagaaTAGATTCCTATGGAAAACTAAACAACAAAACACTGCAGAGCAGCGCCCCTAGCGATAGTATAAAGACAGTTCCGCTGTGCCCGTAGAACGGTAAGGATTGTACCGCAGCGCCCCTAGTGAACAATGTAGCGAACAAACTGCGCCTGCGCAGAAAGCACATAGGCAGCGTCTGCGCTGTGCTCAGCGCTCGTTCCCGGGAGGACCAAGATGGCGGCGGCTACGGCTCCGAACGGCAGCGGGATGGAGGTGGACGGGGCAGGTGAGTGTCCACGCTATTGTCTAAGCTACAGGGAGACGCAGGGAATCAGGTCAGAGGGTCAGAGACAGCAACGATGTGTGGTGAATGTGCATAGCGATAATGGCCGCCTGTGTGACTGAGCCTCCCGCTGTGTCAAATGGGTGGGCGGGATATGAATTCTGCATTTTGGTTGGCTCGCTGAGCTGTCAGTCAGTGGAGTTATCGCCGTGACGTCACGCCGTGTTATGAATTGGCGGAAGTAGTGTGCGCGAGGTGCTGAGCTGCCTGACAACGCTGAGGCGGCAATATATCGAAATGTGTCACCTATAGTGAGCTATAATGAGAAGGAGTAAACATATATATGATCCCTAATAAAAACTATACATATATCCAATGCTCAATGAAATGTACCAGATAATAGTGTTAGGATAACATATTGGTATTCCAGGGCCCTTGTTGCTGACAATTTGGCTGCAGTTTACATCCCAAAAATTGCTGTTTGTGGTACCTTTGCCTAACCCTGCTTCTGGTAATCCTATGTGTTTCAGGGGCTGGGGGTTCCCCTTTATTAGGGCCCATACAACTGGTTTGATTACATTGTACCTTTGTAAATATGTGCATTTTGAACCAATTGGGGTTCAGAAGCTTTTTATCCCCGCTGTACAGTTTTATTTGGTGTGTCATGTTCCTAAAGAACTAATAGTAATGCAGGGCAACTTTGGTATGGTCCTGATCCACCCCCTGCAGCTATTAGTATGTGGTTACCATGGCTGATTGGCCTGTCACTTACTGTGTGCCCTCCCCCTGGAATCATGGAAGCCTTATGTGAATGGCTGATGGCCTGTAACTCTGTGTGCCCGCCCCCTGGAATCATAGAAGCTTTATGTGAATGGCTGATTGGCCTGTCACTCAGTCTGAGCCCACCCCCTGGAATCATAAAAGCCTTATGTGAATGGCTGATTGGCCTGTCACTCAGTTTGTGCTCGCCCCCTAAATTCATAGAAGCCTTATGTGAATGGTTGACTGGCCTGTCACTCAGTTTGTGCCCATCCCCTGAAATCATAGAAGGcttcattcatttatctgtcactggaaatgaacacaaaggacaatcctctgatgtccatAGGATGTGTGCACGGGGGGAGGagtattacaaataaacatttcctcTTCAATGTCCCCATCACTATATATCGGTAGAACCTTCCTTTATTGCTGACAAGCAGCACAACTCATTGTATGTCCATCACTCCCACAACGAGAGCCATGGCTCACATTAATGATGCGCCTTCTTTACTCCACCAATCATTGCTTTCCTTTTATTCTGTGCCCGCCCCCTGGTGGTCAAGGCGAGAAGTGAGTTTAGGAACCGCAAGGGTGGTCCCTGAATGAAAGCCGCTCCTCCGAGTACCGGAAATGCTGTTATCTGGTTCTAAGCTGGGGATATTTCTACAGCGACCGGAGGAGGGAAATTATTATTGTAAAGTTATTCttagtcatttttattttcttatagcaCATGCGGCACCACACATGATTTCCACCAACCAAGCCGGGTCCTAATAAACCACCCCGCACCTGTGTCATTGCCCTGAAAGCAAAACATTGCAGCCTGGCTCTTAGCGGCTATTTCAATATGGGAACAAACCGGCCCTTTCACCTTATTTGGGATAAAGGAACCGGTGTATCCACCCCTCAAAATAAATGAACCCCCTGATTTATTTCTATGCATGTATATTGCTTCTGCTGAGTGATCATTTAACTATATCCGTGTCTGTTTCCTTGCAGTTCTTCCCACGGTGATGGCGCAGGGAGTCACCGGCAGCGTGGCCGTAGCGTTACACCCATTGGTTATCTTAAATATTTCCGATCACTGGATACGAATGAGATCGCAAGAAGGCCGCCCGGTGCAAGGTGAGGCACTGATTCACTAATGAAATGGTAATAACCTTCTGGATTTTAAGAGGTTATtattcgggacagggtcctctcctcctcccgtatcatggtctgtatctgtctgtcatttgcaaatgctatttaatgtacagcactgcctaatatgttggcgctatataaatcctgtttattaataacatttaaaacacatgacgTGCATTGTTAGGTTGGAGTGCTGTGAATTTGTAAAGGGAatcccagccccctttagccgggcgcaccacctagCACTTATCGGTGACCAACCGATTATTTATGGGggttttaaactgggtgggatgAAGCTGTAGGCAGCCAGctgtggcccctgtattgtgacccaatttttcagtagccacccaaaaacagctgggtggtcactgaaaagtcccgggtggtaggcccagctaaatggggccgCTGAGAACACTGTGCATTCATATAAAGgttaataaaaaagcaagcagctaatacaatatgtaaaaattaatttaaaccaTGACAAAGTAGatcttgggctctatttataaataattcccccTTCAAATCCTCTGAAATTCTCTTCCAATCTCTCCTTTCAGTGCCTATTAAAACAATGTCTCGttttgccatctagtggccactTGGCGAAGTGCACATCTTTCAGAATAGGAAATGCTTTATGTATAAAGGAAAATTATGAGCGAATTTAGAGTAAAATCACAGGGGATAATGTATAAATGGATCCCCCTTATCCCCtaccccctatcaagcctctgtcctgcacacaagggagcagggaagccccattcgtatctaggagtccaTATGTTGGATTTCCTTAACTCATGGAATACCTGTATACCATTATACCATATTCCTAGATACCATATATctaaaactgattaaaaaaaaaaactattatttcttCCTCTGACTGGTTAGTATGGTAAATGGCCTCCTGGGAATTTACTGCAATGTTGTCACCCCGTATTGCAGCCAGAGGCCCAGTGTAGTTACATTGATTGAGTTACCCATTTCTAAAAACCCCTATAGAACGTAGAACCCCAAAGTCCTTTCTTGTAATTGTATAGCAGAGGCTGCGAAGAGAGAAGAGAATTAAATAGAACAGTGTTGAACCCAGCAATGTATTTAAGCTgtgtgggatgaaattgtaggcaggttggcagcccctgtattgtgacccaactaatcAGTATGTaccctaaaacagccgggtgctactgaaaagtgctaggcggtgcgcccagctaaaaggggccggggaaaATACTGCATAACCCATTCTGCACTGTGaagaaagttttactttattaagTCCGCCTTCTGGGTCCTAGATCCTAGAACTTATGGCACTGCTTCCAGGTGCAGGGAACCGCTAACTTAGGCTTCTTAGTGCATGACACCCCTCCCACCCCTGGAAACTTCTCTTCCTGATTTACATTATGGAGAATAAAGCAGATTCATGACTCCCTGGCAGAATCCACCCTGCAGCCATTGACCACAGATAAGCCAATGCAGGGGACTATTCACTCCATCCTGTTTGTATCCATAAAATCTTGTTATCTTTTCTCACCCGTCTCTTTATTGTGTCACTGGTACCCTGTATCACCCCCTCATTGTCTTCTTGTCTCCTTTACAGTGATCGGGGCTCTCATTGGGAAACAAGAAGGAAGAAATATAGAAGTCATGAACTCATTCGAGCTGCTGTCCCAGAACGTTGATGACAAGATCACCATCAATAAGGAATATTATTACACCAAGGAGGAGCAGTGTGAGCATTCCGTCTAATCCCAAGGATAAGGGGTTAAATATGGTGCAGTTTAGGGGTTCTTAGTTGCTGCATGGGGAGGAACTCTGGCTATAATAACACAACAACCAGATTTTGCTCCGTTATATTAGCCAGGAGACTatattcctgatttattaaagatctctaagactggagaagatagattaacatgggagaacctgggtgacctaggAAGCCAGGAACGGAtttctgaaaatataattttactattagttggctcaaatttatttcaggtttgctggatcactcaggttctctcatcTAGCTTcaccagtctttaataaatcagatcctatgAGTGTGTTGTTTCACCCTGCATAGGGAAAATAGAAATTGTTTAATACTTGGAAGTCAGTGGCAGCCATGTTGTTTCTTTGCCCCTCCAACATCGGTATAATTGTTTTATATCGCACCTCATGACAACACATTCCATAACCAGGAATCTGGGAGAAGAATTAGTAATCTTTAAAGGCTTTGGACAGGGCAAATAACAATTGGATTTAGGCTTTTCCTGCTTTTTTGAAGGTTTGGTAGATGataaattaaaatctattttgaTATAAATTTTTCCTATGCGTGCTTAGTTTAATTCAGCCCTGAGGATCCCTTATTCAAAATTatttcaggtcctagggaaccccctACCGTTACCAAATCAGTGGGGAAAAAGAAGAAAGCCCTAAAtagctggccagtggaaagaattcccctTGCTGGGGTGGACAGAAAAACAGTTTATTGACAACTATATCTAtagtatgtatataattatagtCATGCAGGCATGTCGGCCCCagaactatacaggcatcatcatatggggggggggggacttttggaggaaccctggttgacaatggctGCTGTACAGCATTCATAATAGCAAGTTCTAAAAACTTTTGTACCTCAATCTGATTctacaaattaataatttttgtctttttagttaAACAAGTGTTTAAAGAAATGGAGTTCTTGGGCTGGTACACAACAGGAGGACCTCCAGATCCATCTGATATTCACGTCCACAAACAGGTATTGGCTGACATTAGATGGGTTTTGATTACAGAGCAGGGGGCAGAGGTCCCATAATTCAGTTCCTCATTCAGATATTTCCAAAATCTCTTGTCCTTGGCTGTGTCTGCACATTCGCTCCCCTATAAAACCTCCCAACTGTTTCCTGTACTGAGATGTGACCCCGTAGAAGTCTAAGGGGAGAGACTACACAGGAGCATCTAGGAATCCAAATCTGtgaacctaattttttaaagctctttaagactggagaagattgactttcatgggagaacctgggtgatccagctaatctggaaaaaaaatgtttgctatcaGGTAAATATTTTCAAGCCAGGTCAGGATCCATTGCAcattcacccatgataatctgtcttctccagtcttggagaacttttaataAGTCAGGACCATTATTGGAAGATTAGAAGAGTCCTGTAGGCCTCAGTCATCCGGTTTCTGTATGCAGGGTAGCGGGGGGTACCTTTATCTTGGGAGGGGTAGGCGGAAATTAACGACTTTAATTTTCCATCGCATCGTTTCCTGGATAACAGTTTGAATTGATGTCACCTGGTGCAGAGTTGGGTTATTGACAGACGTCAGATTATCTTTGCATGAGATGAATGGTTGGGCTCAagcaagaatctgatgtgtgtacagcggtcgCCTGATGTTGGTAATGGATTTGTGATCCACTAACAACCTCTATAGAAGTAaggggaggagagcacagcggggtgctactCCCTCATCCTCACCcatcccctctctatagaacagaatggtgctgtatgtacagtgtatgTTCATCTGTGATTGGAAGTAATcattaaagatcatttccagtgacaacgtgtacatagccttagtctccAATTAGTTTTCATTAACTGATATATCTGTCCAAATATTCTGGTCCTGAAATATTGCGATGATCCCAATTCCTGTAACTCTCCATAACACGCTCCTTGTTCTCCTCATTGTGAACACATGTAGGAAATGATGCATTGATTGAATTGAATGCATTGATATGTCCTGGATAGCAAGTCACATGGTCTGAGCCAAAGGAAATGCAAGCAACTGGTAGCAAAGGCAACCAATCGGTGGCTCTGACTGGTTTGGTAAATTTTACTCTTCTAGGATCCTCTGCAGAGATCACGGTGATCTCCACGgccccttctagctgggcgcaccacccggcacttttcagtaaccatgcGGCTGTTTTGGgggtttttaagctgggtgggtggtggcccctatATAGTGACCTCACTTATACTgaagttactgaagagttgggtcacaatacagcgcTGCCACCCGACTACAATTTCTTACAACCTGTCTTGAACACTGGATCATGTGACCAGCTCCTTGCTGCAGGATCTGATGAATTCTTTAAGACATTGATGACAAGATCCCTATTCGAGCAGTTCTATGTTCCAAGCTGGAGGGagaatgtatttatctttttttatttaataaaaatatttaacatataactAGCATTCGTTCCTGACTGGTATGATAAGCATTGCAGTGCAAATGTTTACAGGAAGATGAGAGCGCAGTGCTGACCTCTTAGTCACATGTTAGGGGGCGTGTCTTGGACCAGACTGTATTTCTTGGCTGCAGTGTGGTCAGTGAGGAGGTCTATGGCTGTGTTCTGTGACAGCATTGCTTGGTTTACTTGCATGATAGAATGTCATATCTTCAGCAGGCAGAACAGGTCACACGTcggtatttataaaaacaatgatttctttcttccaggtttgTGAGATTATCGAGTCGCCGCTCTTCCTGAAGTTGAACCCAATGACCAAACATACAGATGTAAGCTTCCCAATCCGTATTCCTCTTCATTCTCTATCATCACGTCTGACCTCTAACCGGTTCTCGTCTCTTACAGCTTCCAGTCAGTGTTTACGAGTCGGTGATCGATATTGTGAATGGCGAGGTGAGTTCTGTTCTCTCATTGCTGATACTTGGAATGCCCACAGACTGTGGAACCTCTGCCCACC belongs to Pyxicephalus adspersus chromosome 2, UCB_Pads_2.0, whole genome shotgun sequence and includes:
- the COPS6 gene encoding COP9 signalosome complex subunit 6; translated protein: MAAATAPNGSGMEVDGAVLPTVMAQGVTGSVAVALHPLVILNISDHWIRMRSQEGRPVQVIGALIGKQEGRNIEVMNSFELLSQNVDDKITINKEYYYTKEEQFKQVFKEMEFLGWYTTGGPPDPSDIHVHKQVCEIIESPLFLKLNPMTKHTDLPVSVYESVIDIVNGEATMLLAELPYTLATEEAERIGVDHVARMTATGSGENSTVAEHLIAQHSAIKMLHSRVRLILEYVRAVEAGEVPFNHEILREASALCHCLPVLSTDKFKTDFYDVSCVISFLCRSRRGHCTCNVFIIINNLYISPT